In Verrucomicrobiia bacterium, the following are encoded in one genomic region:
- a CDS encoding GGDEF domain-containing protein: MFTRAQKQPKTYFHRAWRSTLAHVKQVFDPQCTERELIHECKENIAMSDIPVALLRLQPDSADPVVVALNEPALEMFALPEVPSPFYFTMLPFFKRHHDHMRNWKHLSEQMRAGRTDHVMLTIPRYTNREDEPLAHLIHARYIGVTASPLRQGVPLVKVDLVDHTETFELKNRDQMVSCVYTDAHGKRCIQSLIEQRHPFAVIFFDIDDFKMFNTKYGHSGGDIVIRELGAILSENIRSLDAVYRKGGDEFCWIVPYDLPWWKHPDILIKTDGVEPIRSDQVKLIKSLARRVSETMRNRTIVIDGVPVRVSVTAGIRIVDDFSDYLDPAGIVNEASLDMIASKDETKILRHTRERLREDLLNIREGKAPLPSLEEALEKGLTLKEYHEQQMRLRENPQGE; encoded by the coding sequence TTTCATCGTGCGTGGCGCTCAACGCTCGCACACGTCAAACAGGTCTTTGACCCCCAATGCACCGAGCGCGAGCTCATTCATGAGTGCAAAGAGAACATCGCCATGAGCGATATTCCGGTAGCGCTCTTACGCCTTCAGCCCGATAGCGCAGACCCTGTAGTCGTAGCACTGAACGAGCCCGCCTTGGAAATGTTTGCCCTGCCAGAGGTGCCCAGCCCCTTTTACTTCACGATGCTGCCGTTCTTTAAGCGGCATCATGACCACATGAGGAATTGGAAACACCTTTCCGAGCAAATGCGCGCTGGCAGGACCGACCATGTCATGCTCACCATCCCCCGGTACACCAACCGGGAAGATGAGCCGCTGGCCCACCTGATCCATGCCCGGTACATAGGGGTGACCGCGTCACCGCTACGGCAAGGCGTGCCACTCGTCAAAGTGGACTTGGTGGACCATACGGAAACGTTTGAGCTGAAAAACCGTGACCAAATGGTGAGCTGTGTTTACACGGACGCCCACGGGAAGCGGTGCATCCAATCGCTCATCGAGCAGAGGCATCCTTTTGCTGTCATCTTTTTCGACATTGATGACTTCAAAATGTTCAACACTAAGTACGGGCACAGCGGCGGTGATATTGTCATCCGCGAACTTGGTGCCATCCTTAGCGAGAACATCCGAAGCCTAGATGCCGTCTACAGAAAAGGCGGTGACGAGTTCTGCTGGATCGTCCCCTACGACCTGCCCTGGTGGAAACACCCGGACATTCTCATCAAGACGGACGGCGTCGAGCCCATTCGCTCGGACCAGGTAAAGCTGATCAAGAGCCTCGCCCGCCGAGTCTCGGAAACCATGCGGAACCGGACCATCGTCATCGATGGCGTGCCAGTGCGCGTCAGCGTCACTGCCGGCATCAGGATTGTCGATGATTTCAGCGACTACCTGGACCCTGCGGGCATCGTCAACGAAGCCTCGCTGGACATGATCGCCTCCAAGGACGAGACAAAGATACTTCGCCACACCAGGGAAAGACTCCGTGAGGACCTCTTAAATATCCGGGAAGGCAAAGCACCTCTCCCCTCGCTTGAGGAGGCCCTCGAGAAAGGCCTGACCCTGAAGGAATACCATGAGCAACAAATGCGGCTCAGGGAAAATCCCCAAGGCGAATAG